A single Trypanosoma brucei gambiense DAL972 chromosome 9, complete sequence DNA region contains:
- a CDS encoding short-chain dehydrogenase, putative, protein MGVGLGFVPAGYHSELGALCTACAAAASFAFLPNQFLVVAVPVWLVLQRLVASGVRNRARPRRRGDEVSCCKGTGSSVSLDKPTSSVVDESRSVFVMTRDMKDEERPVAIVTGTNSGIGFWTAVGLAVEGYRVICTCRDASLSEITAGRIREKAEQRRLKDTKGQEYREVPSTVIVDGRFCIECDDFSSVRRFVDRFRASYDRLDVLVNNAGMMRRRLEFSRFNPQLEFHTAVNFLGPLLLTELLIPVLKQSRGRVVYVSSAAHRYPQLVLHEGGFLRLLFSRGAADCKLNGRLLEALKALNSGEANALGALTSSTLLYAFARYGTSKLLNIYHAHHIARHHGIAVCSLHPGCVGTNFSRDLVFSGFVACAYQLVCLLFLKSPEDGAQTTLHCAMCDAEELRPVEPHGGDPNAFVSPYFAECMNQTHPWLLRYAWDVKEGDLIVEWGKDIVGLPLNAKEDHSA, encoded by the coding sequence ATGGGTGTTGGGTTGGGTTTCGTGCCGGCTGGTTACCACAGTGAGTTGGGAGCTTTATGTACTGCTTGCGCGGCGGCTGCTTCATTTGCGTTTTTGCCTAATCAATTTCTGGTGGTAGCAGTGCCGGTGTGGCTTGTGCTACAACGGTTGGTGGCTAGCGGTGTGCGTAACAGAGCAAGGCCGCGAAGGCGAGGAGATGAAGTGAGTTGCTGTAAAGGCACAGGCAGTAGTGTTAGTCTGGACAAACCAACATCTTCTGTAGTGGATGAGTCACGTTCCGTGTTTGTCATGACGCGGGACATGAAGGATGAGGAGCGGCCCGTTGCTATCGTAACGGGGACGAACTCCGGCATCGGGTTCTGGACTGCGGTAGGACTGGCAGTAGAGGGGTATCGCGTGATATGTACCTGTCGGGATGCGTCACTCAGCGAAATAACCGCGGGGAGGATTAGGGAAAAGGCAGAGCAACGACGGCTTAAGGATACGAAAGGTCAAGAGTATAGGGAGGTGCCCTCCACAGTCATCGTCGACGGGAGGTTCTGCATCGAGTGTGATGACTTCAGTAGTGTACGTCGTTTTGTGGACCGGTTTAGGGCATCTTATGATCGTCTTGACGTGTTGGTCAACAACGCTGGTATGATGCGTCGACGACTGGAGTTCAGTCGGTTCAATCCGCAACTGGAGTTTCACACGGCGGTTAATTTTCTCGGCCCTCTGCTTTTAACTGAGCTGCTTATACCCGTATTGAAGCAAAGCAGGGGCCGTGTAGTATACGTTTCCTCTGCGGCTCACCGATACCCACAGCTGGTGTTACATGAAGGTGGATTCTTGCGTTTGCTGTTCTCCCGGGGAGCAGCTGATTGTAAACTTAACGGTCGCCTATTGGAGGCTCTGAAGGCACTCAATAGTGGTGAGGCTAACGCCCTTGGCGCACTAACGTCGTCTACACTCCTATACGCCTTTGCCCGTTATGGGACCAGTAAGCTGCTCAATATATATCACGCTCACCACATTGCCCGGCACCACGGCATCGCTGTTTGCAGCCTTCATCCCGGTTGTGTGGGCACAAACTTCTCGCGAGACCTCGTTTTTAGTGGCTTTGTGGCCTGTGCGTACCAGCTCGTGTGTTTGCTCTTCCTAAAGTCCCCTGAAGATGGAGCCCAAACAACGCTGCACTGTGCCATGTGTGATGCGGAGGAACTTCGGCCCGTTGAACCACATGGTGGAGATCCGAATGCCTTTGTCAGCCCCTACTTCGCTGAGTGCATGAaccaaacacatccatggcTCTTGCGCTACGCTTGGGATGTGAAGGAGGGGGACCTCATTGTGGAATGGGGCAAAGACATTGTTGGCCTTCCGTTAAACGCAAAGGAAGACCATTCCGCATAG
- a CDS encoding vesicle-associated membrane protein, putative, whose product MKLYSLAIVKPYPSGVEKQPVICSQAIDVSSFGFFQRNSAREFIVFLTRTVSNRVAKGVKTQITENGNVVFAHATLDGLVALAISDVEYNSRVAFTLLGDLVQQFQTTFRGKYDLVDGKEDNFLSWPHLTETLEKYQKPEEQDKILKIKRDIEDTKVIMYNAIDQIIERGQKIDDLVAQSEDLGMASKTFYKQAKKTNSGCCTVM is encoded by the coding sequence ATGAAGCTTTACTCCCTGGCAATTGTAAAACCCTACCCAAGTGGTGTGGAGAAGCAACCCGTCATATGCTCTCAGGCCATCGACGTTAGTTCATTTGGATTCTTCCAGCGGAACTCCGCAAGGGAATTCATAGTGTTTCTCACCCGTACCGTATCGAACCGCGTGGCCAAAGGTGttaaaacacaaataacagAAAATGGCAATGTTGTCTTTGCTCATGCGACACTCGATGGGTTGGTTGCTTTAGCCATTAGTGATGTGGAATATAACTCCCGTGTGGCATTTACGTTACTTGGTGATCTCGTTCAGCAATTCCAAACCACATTTCGCGGCAAATACGACCTCGTTGATGGGAAGGAAGATAACTTCCTCAGTTGGCCACATTTGACGGAAACTTTGGAGAAATACCAGAAACCAGAAGAACAGGATAAGATTCTGAAGATCAAACGAGATATAGAAGACACCAAAGTTATCATGTACAACGCCATTGATCAGATTATTGAACGCGGGCAGAAAATTGATGACCTCGTCGCACAAAGTGAGGATTTGGGAATGGCGAGCAAAACCTTCTACAAGCAAgccaagaaaacaaactctGGGTGTTGCACCGTCATGTGA